The sequence below is a genomic window from Aerosakkonema funiforme FACHB-1375.
TAATTGTGCCGATGCACGATATGCCTACGGCACGCTGTGCGAAGGCACTCCTGCAAGTGCCTTAACAAAAGTTCATACAGTGTCGATTACTTTTGTCCGACTACTTATTCCCCAGTTACAGATTACGAGTTCACCATTCAGGATGCTTGGCAACTCAAAGAACCACCCATCAAACGGGTAATGTACAAAGAAGCAACGAGTAAAGCATTCCTGGTAGAAGAGTTAAATGGAGAAGAAATTGAATATACACCAGAAGTATTTTTTGCCAAAGCTGAATCAGATAAAGAATGGTTTAGAAAAATTTTACTAGCGGATTCCTTTTGCTTGCCAGTCTTAGAAAAAGCTGTAGAAATTTTAACTCAAAAGCGTGACACAGAGCGACCGCACGCCATGATTGTCCGCGCTCTCAACATACCGCACGCCCATCGATTATACCAACTGCTGCAAAACTTTCCTATCCTGAAAGAGCGCGTTGGCTTAGTTCATAGCGAGAAGGAAGGTTTCGACTTAGCAGGTAAA
It includes:
- a CDS encoding DEAD/DEAH box helicase → MYKEATSKAFLVEELNGEEIEYTPEVFFAKAESDKEWFRKILLADSFCLPVLEKAVEILTQKRDTERPHAMIVRALNIPHAHRLYQLLQNFPILKERVGLVHSEKEGFDLAGKPSATYQRFFSGEYICLVHCGMVGEGFSHPWASVSVILCIII